GCTTGATAAAGATTGTGGATTTCCACAGGCGGAACTTGTGTTGCGATGCAATATACTGAGGTCAAGGTGCCGGGCATCACCGCGTACGGCAGCAGCAAGGCTGGCAATCACCGCCGCCATCGCTGACGACATCGCAGCGCCAAGGGAGTCCCCATGCAGTACGAGCACTATCTGAAGTCCATGTTCGAACCGCAGTCGGTCGCCATCGTAGGCGCCAGCGAGCGGCACGACTCGATCGGCGCGGTCCTGATCCGCAACATGCTCGACGCGCGCTACAGCGGCGCGCTGCATGCCATCAATCCCAAACACGATTCGGTTCAGGGTGTGCCTTGCGTGGCGCGCCTCGATGACCTGCGCAAACGGCCCGATCTGGCAGTGATCTGCACGCCGGCAGCCACGGTGCCGGGCTTGATCGATGAGTGCGGCCGGGCCGGCATCAAGTCGGCGGTCGTCATCAGCGCCGGCTTCGCCGAAAGCGGGCCGGCAGGTGCCGAACTGGAGCGGCGCACCCGCATCGCGGCCAAGCGCGGTGGCGTGCGCATCATCGGCCCCAACTGCCTCGGCCTGATGCGACCGGCGATCGGCCTCAATGCCACCTTTGCGCACGCCGCAGGCATCGCAGGCAGCATCGGCCTCATTTCGCAGTCCGGCGCCATCTGCACGGCCCTGCTCGACTGGGCGCAGACGAATGGCGTCGGCTTTTCGACCGTGGTGTCGCTCGGTGCATCGATCGATGTCGATTTCGGCGAAATCCTCGACTACATGATTGCCGACCCGCGTACCGAAAGCATTTTCATGTACATCGAAGGCGTCCGCGATGCGCGTCGCTTCATGAGTGCGGTACGGGCCGCTGCGCGGGTCAAGCCGGTGCTGGCGATCAAGGTCGGGCGTCATCCGGCGGGCACGCGGGCGGTGGCGTCGCACACCGGTGCCATGGTGGGCTCGGACGATGTGTTCGACGCGGCGCTGTGCCGTGCCGGCGTCGTGCGCCTGGCGAATATGGGCCAGATGTTCTCGGCGGCCAATGCGCTGTTCACCGGCTTCAAGCCTTCGGGCAAGCGGCTCGCCGTAGTGACCAACGGCGGCGGACCGGGCGTCATGGCGGCCGATCGGGCAGCCGATCTGGGCATCGAGCTGGCTACGCTGTCGCCGGAAACGATGGCAGCGCTCAATGGCGCGCTGCCGCCAACCTGGTCGCATGCCAACCCGATCGACCTGATCGGCGATGCCGATGCCGAACGTTACGGCGCCGCACTCAAGGCTGTGCTGGCGGATCCGGGTGTCGACGGCGTATTGACGCTGCTGACACCGCAGGCCATGACGCAGCCGACCGCCGTGGCAGAAACCGTCATCGCCATCGCCGCCACGGCGCAGAAGCCGCTGATGACCTGCTGGATGGGGGGCGAACAGGTGCGCGCAGCCCGTGCGCTGTTCGAGGCAGCGCACCTGCCGACGTTCCGCTCGCCCGAGCCGGCGGTCGAACTGTTCCACCATATTTCGTCCTACTACGAGAACCAGCAGCTGCTGCGCCACGCGCCCGCCTCGCTGGCGCAGGACCTCGATCCGCCGTCGGTCGAGTCGGCCCGTCTGGTGATCGAGACGGCCTTGTCGGAGCGGCGCACCGTGCTGACCGAAATGGAATCGAAGGCGCTGCTGGCGGCCTTCCGCATTCCGATCGCGCAGACCGTGGTGGCGCGCAGCGCGACCGAAGCCATGGTGTATGCCGAAGAAATGGGCCTGCCGGTTGCGATGAAGATCGATTCTCCCGACATCACGCACAAGAGCGACGTCGGCGGCGTGCGCCTGCATGTCGACAACCTGCGTGCGGTGCGTGACTGCTGGCAGGAGCTGATGGCAGAAGTCGGCCGGCGCCAGCCCGATGCGCGACTGACCGGCGTGTCGATCGAACCCATGGTGACCAAGCCCAATGCGCGCGAGCTGTTCGTTGGCGTACTGCACGACGATGTGTTCGGGCCGGTCATCAGCTTCGGCCACGGCGGCACCCGCATCGAGGTGCTGCGCGACCGCGCGGTCACGCTGCCGCCGATCAATGTCGAACTGGCGCGCGATGCGATACAGCGTACCCGGGTGTCGGCCATGCTGGGCGACTTCCGCGGCATGCCGGCGATCGACATGGATGCGCTCGAACGGGTGCTGATCCGCGTGTCCGAAATGGTATGCGAGCTGCCGTGGATCCGCGAAATGGACATCAATCCGTTGCTGGTCGACGAAAACGGCTGCGTGGCGGTGGATGCACGAATCATTCTCGCCGACGTGTTGCCGACTGCGACGCCCTACTCGCACATGGCGATCCATCCGTATCCGGCGCGGCTGGAGCACGTGGTGAATCTGCCCAATGGCGTGCGCACCATCATCCGCCCGATCCGCCCGGAGGATTCCGATCGCGAAGCAGACTTCGTGCGCGCCCTCTCGCCCGAAACACGCTATCTCAGATTCATGAGCACCATCAAGGAGCTGCCGGGTCCGCTGCTGGCCCGACTGACGCAGATTGACTACGACCGCGAAATGGCGCTGGTGGCGATTACCGGTGATGGCGAAAGCGAAGAGCAGATTGGCGTCTGCCGCTACGTGGTCAATCCGGATGGCGAATCGTGCGAATTCGCCATTGTGATAGCAGATGCCTGGCAGCGTCAGGGCCTCGCCCGCACGATGATGAACCTGCTGATCGAAGCCGCGCGCGAACGCGGGCTCAAGGTGATGGAAGGCGTATTTCTGGCCAACAACGAGCGCATGCTGCGCTTCGTGCAGAGTCTGGGTTTCCATATCAACCGCGACCCGGAAGACAGTTCGCTGTTCAACGGCGAACTGGAACTGCGTCCGTCGTGAGCGCACTGCCTGCCCGCTGCAGCTGGTGCGGACAGGACCCGCTGTACGTCGCCTATCACGACACTGAATGGGGCGTGCCGGTAAGCGATGAGGCAGCGCTGTTCGAACGGCTCATTCTCGAAGGTGCCCAGGCCGGTCTGGCCTGGATCACGATACTGCGCAAGCGCGAAGGCTACCGACGCGCCTTCGACGGCTTCGACGCCGCACGCATCGCGCGCTACGGCGACGAAGATCGCGCGCGACTGATGGCCGACGTCGGCATCGTGCGCAACCGGCTGAAGATAGACGCCACCATCGGCAACGCGCGCGCGCTGCTCGCTTTGCACGAGCGGGGCGACACGCTCGCCGGACTGCTGTGGGATCTGGTCGACGGTCAGCCGCTGATCAATCACT
The sequence above is a segment of the Methyloversatilis sp. RAC08 genome. Coding sequences within it:
- a CDS encoding bifunctional acetate--CoA ligase family protein/GNAT family N-acetyltransferase, producing MQYEHYLKSMFEPQSVAIVGASERHDSIGAVLIRNMLDARYSGALHAINPKHDSVQGVPCVARLDDLRKRPDLAVICTPAATVPGLIDECGRAGIKSAVVISAGFAESGPAGAELERRTRIAAKRGGVRIIGPNCLGLMRPAIGLNATFAHAAGIAGSIGLISQSGAICTALLDWAQTNGVGFSTVVSLGASIDVDFGEILDYMIADPRTESIFMYIEGVRDARRFMSAVRAAARVKPVLAIKVGRHPAGTRAVASHTGAMVGSDDVFDAALCRAGVVRLANMGQMFSAANALFTGFKPSGKRLAVVTNGGGPGVMAADRAADLGIELATLSPETMAALNGALPPTWSHANPIDLIGDADAERYGAALKAVLADPGVDGVLTLLTPQAMTQPTAVAETVIAIAATAQKPLMTCWMGGEQVRAARALFEAAHLPTFRSPEPAVELFHHISSYYENQQLLRHAPASLAQDLDPPSVESARLVIETALSERRTVLTEMESKALLAAFRIPIAQTVVARSATEAMVYAEEMGLPVAMKIDSPDITHKSDVGGVRLHVDNLRAVRDCWQELMAEVGRRQPDARLTGVSIEPMVTKPNARELFVGVLHDDVFGPVISFGHGGTRIEVLRDRAVTLPPINVELARDAIQRTRVSAMLGDFRGMPAIDMDALERVLIRVSEMVCELPWIREMDINPLLVDENGCVAVDARIILADVLPTATPYSHMAIHPYPARLEHVVNLPNGVRTIIRPIRPEDSDREADFVRALSPETRYLRFMSTIKELPGPLLARLTQIDYDREMALVAITGDGESEEQIGVCRYVVNPDGESCEFAIVIADAWQRQGLARTMMNLLIEAARERGLKVMEGVFLANNERMLRFVQSLGFHINRDPEDSSLFNGELELRPS
- a CDS encoding DNA-3-methyladenine glycosylase I, with translation MSALPARCSWCGQDPLYVAYHDTEWGVPVSDEAALFERLILEGAQAGLAWITILRKREGYRRAFDGFDAARIARYGDEDRARLMADVGIVRNRLKIDATIGNARALLALHERGDTLAGLLWDLVDGQPLINHWRRPADCPATTELSDQLSKQLAQRGFRFVGSTIVYAWMQSVGVVNDHMVDCFRHRELVRPLA